In the Salvia miltiorrhiza cultivar Shanhuang (shh) chromosome 8, IMPLAD_Smil_shh, whole genome shotgun sequence genome, CTGCATTCCTTATATAACTGAATGTAAAATGTACATGCAGGAGAAAAGTTTATAAAAGAGACTAACCAGTTTGGAACTCCCTTCTTGCAGATCACTTCTCTCAAGGAAGCTACCTAGAATCTCAGACATTGAATGCCCTCTGGTGTCATGTTTATGGGACATTTCGAAAGGGTGTATGCGTTTATCATGAATGTTCAGCTGAGAGTCGGCCATATTAATGTGCATCTCATCGTCAGCTACAGCACCAATTTCATCTGCTACGAGGATATTGTCAGATGATGCCCCTCCATCACTATCACTGACAACCAAAGATGGGTCTGTTTTATCTGAATGGCAGGGGAATGAAAATTTGACCTTAGCCTTTCTCCGGACCCGTCCTCCTACATGTTGATTATTCAGTATAACATATATCAGTTAAACTTAAACCACAAACCTAGGACATAAAGAGGACCTGGGTGATGATATAGAAAATATTCTTCATAAAAGCATCTTTGCTTTAGGGAGACAGGGTATATCAAAAGAACGTATAAACAAAGAAAGAATGTATACATGATTTTTGTCATTTAGCTTTTGCCAGAAACATATGCTTAGTACCTCTATtcgatttcttttctttcacaaATGCATCATGGTGGTTTGAGGAACAGCAGGGATTCTCATTTGACCGGACTAATGCCTCCACTTCACGACTTGCTTCAGACCATGTGATGGCCAACTTTTCTCTAACACTTCTAGAGGTACCAGGATCGATTTTCTGGATGTGTTACTACTCAATATTTAGAAACTATGATTATTAGATATATAAGATGGCCTTCTACTTGTTCAAACATAAGTACCAGACCTCATCATCAGAAATAATTTCTTCATCAGAGTACGAGACTGAAGCTACTTCAGGTAAGCAGATAAGTCCTTTATTGGAACGAGCACGGGTAGCGGAGGCAATTCCATGGTAGTGGCTGCGAGAACTATCGCTGAAGATAGGAGGTTCAACTTCATCTTCGATTTGATAACGTCCTTTTTTCTATCAACAAACAAGATTAGTAATAGAAACTACAACCATCGAATTTTAAGGATATATAAGGATTACACTGTTATTTGTGTCCTCAATCATTCTCAAGAAATCATAACACCAAGTCACCAATAGCAGGGACGAAgttttaatattgaaaattcgtAACAATTTAAGGaataagattatttttctttttttccttttctacAAGGAATAGATAACTTTCATGTTTATATAGTAGTAAAAGCAAGTTTCTTCAGTACGCATTCCAGCAAACAAAATTGGCCAACATATTTTGTAGAGCATATCCAGATAGTTCTTATAGTACTAAAACTTGTAGCTTTTAGAGTTTGCAGTAAATACCCCAGGGGATGAGATGGACTCCTCTGTAAAGGACTCTGCAGAAACGCATCAGGTTATTCCATTTGAGTTTGGGACCCGAGCTCTATAACTAATATAGCTGAAATGCAgaaacaagaaataaatcacataaactACCTCTGAATATCTCAAGTTGTGAGAGAACCTGTATCTTCCCCTGCCAAAAATCATACTAGTATTTGTTATGGTAGCCTTTGTCGAACATAGACAGGGATACtaaatttcattatttcaaTAGGCAGATAAAGATCATTGCAAACTCAAATTCTGAAATAATTCACTATTTTCACAATACATTATTACACTTTTATTTCGACGAATCAGAACTAAAAAAGTGCAAACAAGGATGTGACCAAACGTTTAAGTATGCGTGATTGATAAAAGCATTTACCTTGCCATTTTCCTCTCCACCCAAGGAAACAGTGTTTCGTGTCCAGTCACCATCCGGACCTTCATCCTCTTCTGATAGATAATAACAATGAAGAGATAACAGACAAATTTGTGAACTAAATACAGAAAATAAACTTGTTCAAGATTTAAATCATCAAGTTGACCAGAGAAAGCGTAATCAAAACCCTAAATCGTACTTCATCATCATAAACTTAACACCAAGCAGAACAACCGAA is a window encoding:
- the LOC131000470 gene encoding uncharacterized protein LOC131000470 isoform X1 — translated: MWRRNAAGFRNEARENEDSDQSISEEDEGPDGDWTRNTVSLGGEENGKGKIQVLSQLEIFRESFTEESISSPGKKGRYQIEDEVEPPIFSDSSRSHYHGIASATRARSNKGLICLPEVASVSYSDEEIISDDEKIDPGTSRSVREKLAITWSEASREVEALVRSNENPCCSSNHHDAFVKEKKSNRGGRVRRKAKVKFSFPCHSDKTDPSLVVSDSDGGASSDNILVADEIGAVADDEMHINMADSQLNIHDKRIHPFEMSHKHDTRGHSMSEILGSFLERSDLQEGSSKLEIQKRRKKQAILVRNVLPMGDSIQEGKDLPEALDSDSSFESENEENAQSVKSIISRTMADQFHEAFRTVSAIDDRLHVSFPRPLCGGMYRKLQQVMQIEKEREMDSLKNACAETGFKGTSVMVRILSRSLEAKLIVCSCNCVGDGKNFPKEARTMTIIFNPRMSDDADLEVSNLIYIHPPWNSDLFAYVALQIRTLLPSWKEVQVKNEVIFLCSYFSQVQP
- the LOC131000470 gene encoding uncharacterized protein LOC131000470 isoform X2, which translates into the protein MWRRNAAGFRNEARENEDSDQSISEDEGPDGDWTRNTVSLGGEENGKGKIQVLSQLEIFRESFTEESISSPGKKGRYQIEDEVEPPIFSDSSRSHYHGIASATRARSNKGLICLPEVASVSYSDEEIISDDEKIDPGTSRSVREKLAITWSEASREVEALVRSNENPCCSSNHHDAFVKEKKSNRGGRVRRKAKVKFSFPCHSDKTDPSLVVSDSDGGASSDNILVADEIGAVADDEMHINMADSQLNIHDKRIHPFEMSHKHDTRGHSMSEILGSFLERSDLQEGSSKLEIQKRRKKQAILVRNVLPMGDSIQEGKDLPEALDSDSSFESENEENAQSVKSIISRTMADQFHEAFRTVSAIDDRLHVSFPRPLCGGMYRKLQQVMQIEKEREMDSLKNACAETGFKGTSVMVRILSRSLEAKLIVCSCNCVGDGKNFPKEARTMTIIFNPRMSDDADLEVSNLIYIHPPWNSDLFAYVALQIRTLLPSWKEVQVKNEVIFLCSYFSQVQP
- the LOC131000470 gene encoding uncharacterized protein LOC131000470 isoform X5; translation: MWRRNAAGFRNEARENEDSDQSISEEDEGPDGDWTRNTVSLGGEENGKGKIQVLSQLEIFRESFTEESISSPGKKGRYQIEDEVEPPIFSDSSRSHYHGIASATRARSNKGLICLPEVASVSYSDEEIISDDEKIDPGTSRSVREKLAITWSEASREVEALVRSNENPCCSSNHHDAFVKEKKSNRGGRVRRKAKVKFSFPCHSDKTDPSLVVSDSDGGASSDNILVADEIGAVADDEMHINMADSQLNIHDKRIHPFEMSHKHDTRGHSMSEILGSFLERSDLQEGSSKLKRRKKQAILVRNVLPMGDSIQEGKDLPEALDSDSSFESENEENAQSVKSIISRTMADQFHEAFRTVSAIDDRLHVSFPRPLCGGMYRKLQQVMQIEKEREMDSLKNACAETGFKGTSVMVRILSRSLEAKLIVCSCNCVGDGKNFPKEARTMTIIFNPRMSDDADLEVSNLIYIHPPWKEVQVKNEVIFLCSYFSQVQP
- the LOC131000470 gene encoding uncharacterized protein LOC131000470 isoform X7, with product MWRRNAAGFRNEARENEDSDQSISEDEGPDGDWTRNTVSLGGEENGKGKIQVLSQLEIFRESFTEESISSPGKKGRYQIEDEVEPPIFSDSSRSHYHGIASATRARSNKGLICLPEVASVSYSDEEIISDDEKIDPGTSRSVREKLAITWSEASREVEALVRSNENPCCSSNHHDAFVKEKKSNRGGRVRRKAKVKFSFPCHSDKTDPSLVVSDSDGGASSDNILVADEIGAVADDEMHINMADSQLNIHDKRIHPFEMSHKHDTRGHSMSEILGSFLERSDLQEGSSKLKRRKKQAILVRNVLPMGDSIQEGKDLPEALDSDSSFESENEENAQSVKSIISRTMADQFHEAFRTVSAIDDRLHVSFPRPLCGGMYRKLQQVMQIEKEREMDSLKNACAETGFKGTSVMVRILSRSLEAKLIVCSCNCVGDGKNFPKEARTMTIIFNPRMSDDADLEVSNLIYIHPPWKEVQVKNEVIFLCSYFSQVQP
- the LOC131000470 gene encoding uncharacterized protein LOC131000470 isoform X3; translation: MWRRNAAGFRNEARENEDSDQSISEEDEGPDGDWTRNTVSLGGEENGKGKIQVLSQLEIFRESFTEESISSPGKKGRYQIEDEVEPPIFSDSSRSHYHGIASATRARSNKGLICLPEVASVSYSDEEIISDDEKIDPGTSRSVREKLAITWSEASREVEALVRSNENPCCSSNHHDAFVKEKKSNRGGRVRRKAKVKFSFPCHSDKTDPSLVVSDSDGGASSDNILVADEIGAVADDEMHINMADSQLNIHDKRIHPFEMSHKHDTRGHSMSEILGSFLERSDLQEGSSKLKRRKKQAILVRNVLPMGDSIQEGKDLPEALDSDSSFESENEENAQSVKSIISRTMADQFHEAFRTVSAIDDRLHVSFPRPLCGGMYRKLQQVMQIEKEREMDSLKNACAETGFKGTSVMVRILSRSLEAKLIVCSCNCVGDGKNFPKEARTMTIIFNPRMSDDADLEVSNLIYIHPPWNSDLFAYVALQIRTLLPSWKEVQVKNEVIFLCSYFSQVQP
- the LOC131000470 gene encoding uncharacterized protein LOC131000470 isoform X6, which encodes MWRRNAAGFRNEARENEDSDQSISEEDEGPDGDWTRNTVSLGGEENGKGKIQVLSQLEIFRESFTEESISSPGKKGRYQIEDEVEPPIFSDSSRSHYHGIASATRARSNKGLICLPEVASVSYSDEEIISDDEKIDPGTSRSVREKLAITWSEASREVEALVRSNENPCCSSNHHDAFVKEKKSNRGGRVRRKAKVKFSFPCHSDKTDPSLVVSDSDGGASSDNILVADEIGAVADDEMHINMADSQLNIHDKRIHPFEMSHKHDTRGHSMSEILGSFLERSDLQEGSSKLEIQKRRKKQAILVRNVLPMGDSIQEGKDLPEALDSDSSFESENEENAQSVKSIISRTMADQFHEAFRTVSAIDDRLHVSFPRPLCGGMYRKLQQVMQIEKEREMDSLKNACAETGFKGTSVMVRILSRSLEAKLIVCSCNCVGDGKNFPKEARTMTIIFNPRMSDDADLEVSNLIYIHPPWYDLHKLKHHMKSAGKRCR
- the LOC131000470 gene encoding uncharacterized protein LOC131000470 isoform X4 translates to MWRRNAAGFRNEARENEDSDQSISEEDEGPDGDWTRNTVSLGGEENGKGKIQVLSQLEIFRESFTEESISSPGKKGRYQIEDEVEPPIFSDSSRSHYHGIASATRARSNKGLICLPEVASVSYSDEEIISDDEKIDPGTSRSVREKLAITWSEASREVEALVRSNENPCCSSNHHDAFVKEKKSNRGGRVRRKAKVKFSFPCHSDKTDPSLVVSDSDGGASSDNILVADEIGAVADDEMHINMADSQLNIHDKRIHPFEMSHKHDTRGHSMSEILGSFLERSDLQEGSSKLEIQKRRKKQAILVRNVLPMGDSIQEGKDLPEALDSDSSFESENEENAQSVKSIISRTMADQFHEAFRTVSAIDDRLHVSFPRPLCGGMYRKLQQVMQIEKEREMDSLKNACAETGFKGTSVMVRILSRSLEAKLIVCSCNCVGDGKNFPKEARTMTIIFNPRMSDDADLEVSNLIYIHPPWKEVQVKNEVIFLCSYFSQVQP